The Triticum dicoccoides isolate Atlit2015 ecotype Zavitan unplaced genomic scaffold, WEW_v2.0 scaffold178815, whole genome shotgun sequence genomic sequence CCCAACGTGACATATGGCACCGGCGTCTTCCTCTACGACGGCTTGCGGGTACGCAGAAATATGACCCCGGTGGGCCTTGAGATGGAGGACGGGGACATGCTTGATTTCTTTGAACATATGGATGGTGGAGCTGGACCATTCATTGTTGGATCTATGTAGTATGTCGATCGATGTTTGCGCACTAGGCGGAGTTGTTGTAACTTGAAGCATATGCCTCTTGCAGAATTTGTATTGCTAGATCTTATTTCAAGGAAATTTCTGACGTGAGCGGCTCAAAATATTAGATTTTTTGAACTAGTTTCGCTCATGTATTATC encodes the following:
- the LOC119344667 gene encoding small ubiquitin-related modifier 1-like; this encodes MSPPGSGREKVDSKAAVKPQMLTIKVAGQEKVVHHTMRMTDKLKVLMDVWYHKVPNVTYGTGVFLYDGLRVRRNMTPVGLEMEDGDMLDFFEHMDGGAGPFIVGSM